From Oreochromis niloticus isolate F11D_XX linkage group LG1, O_niloticus_UMD_NMBU, whole genome shotgun sequence, a single genomic window includes:
- the nkpd1 gene encoding NTPase KAP family P-loop domain-containing protein 1, giving the protein MKNTTEDDIYAYALSKTLTKVSSPLTVGLYASCENRINMILKQMQVYMNAEASRIEQEYAKGSRPRSVKPSFTGFFALIGRLLFYRPIWTKENQQERNVRFIYVHFSAWHFAGSDLLWAGIAIRLIEAMQMNFGKLQLLLYRVAQHDEEEEVKNKIVEDGPNHWTSKKICCCPLWLFLLSLLVVPLIILIILLTVGFPKFGLKPNEEVDDSNGQVGVLEGLAIATLGVPAVSILKFIILMGKNFIFSQTLNIKRGMDNERLSGQLGFMNEVRMEMWCLSRFIQFMEVFERRRIRIVLNITNLDHCSPKKIVAVLDAMNILLSDEESPFISILAVNPEVLVEKVNFADGCLSKEDKAYALLNSIVTLPFTVPPLSNDSKRSLLYRLSSKSKIQEDSPTVEVKHREITYSYDSSSSSLEKVTSEAKEMYPLINTKAAMLDIKDELDNLIRSILSSNERNLSKYMLDDVMSMRRVINSIRVTVIIMKALNLELPQPEYIAAWVILANHWPCRLSWILQCVEDAQQRVDIDGEAGPSDYDSKTLWQVFTVSRAELYVMSGQIEDFLDQDGDAELFENLLKVDFQFKVKDLKTFEAATVNLDHSIKNELAHIRGTSRLKDSGWMRNLAPLPITTLINMDTEDVCKELERMQYRSKYIDIVKSNDLNGSALVFGDVEDLKDLLQMTFGEWATFRLHFLGFPSHLRPQYKNMATIPSQSNYQLSKFQPQASHHYLSNPNLVNK; this is encoded by the exons ATGAAGAACACAACAGAAG atGACATATATGCATATGCACTGTCCAAGACACTTACAAAAGTCTCATCACCTTTAACTGTGGGACTCTACGCTTCATGTGAGAATCGAATCAACATGATCCTCAAACAAATGCAAG TATACATGAATGCAGAGGCTTCAAGGATTGAGCAGGAATATGCAAAAGGATCCAGGCCTCGTTCGGTTAAGCCTTCATTTACCGGCTTTTTTGCACTTATTGGACGACTGCTCTTCTACAGGCCAATCTGGACAAAGGAGAACCAGCAGGAACGAAACGTCAGATTCATTTATGTGCATTTTAGTGCTTGGCATTTTGCCGGTAGTGACCTGCTTTGGGCCGGGATAGCTATACGGCTGATTGAGGCCATGCAGATGAACTTTGGAAAATTACAACTTTTACTCTACCGTGTAGCTCAACatgatgaagaagaggaagtcAAGAACAAG attGTGGAGGATGGTCCTAACCACTGGACTTCCAAGAAGATTTGCTGCTGCCCACTGTGGCTTTTTCTCCTTTCCCTTCTGGTGGTACCACTTATCATCCTGATTATCCTGTTAACGGTTGGCTTTCCCAAATTTGGACTGAAACCAAATGAGGAGGTGGATGACAGCAATGGCCAGGTGGGTGTGCTGGAAGGCCTGGCAATTGCCACATTAGGGGTCCCTGCAGTGAGCATACTGAAGTTTATCATTCTGATGGGGAAGAACTTCATCTTCAGCCAGACACTGAACATTAAGAGAGGGATGGACAATGAGCGGCTCAGTGGTCAGTTGGGCTTCATGAACGAAGTCAGGATGGAAATGTGGTGTTTGTCCCGCTTCATCCAGTTTATGGAGGTGTTCGAGAGGAGAAGGATCCGAATCGTGCTGAATATCACTAATCTGGACCACTGCTCTCCTAAGAAAATTGTTGCAGTCCTGGATGCTATGAACATTTTGCTTTCAGATGAGGAGAGTCCATTTATTTCCATTCTTGCTGTAAATCCAGAAGTCCTTGTAGAGAAAGTGAACTTTGCAGATGGATGCTTGAGCAAAGAGGACAAAGCATATGCATTGCTGAACAGCATAGTGACTCTGCCCTTCACAGTCCCACCACTGTCCAATGATTCAAAGCGCAGTTTACTTTACAGACTTAGTAGCAAGTCAAAAATTCAAGAAGATTCTCCCACGGTTGAAGTCAAACACAGAGAAATTACTTATTCCTACGATTCCTCCAGTTCGTCTCTAGAGAAGGTTACATCTGAAGCAAAGGAGATGTATCCTCTGATCAATACAAAAGCAGCAATGCTGGATATAAAAGATGAACTAGATAACTTAATCAGGAGCATCTTAAGCAGCAATGAAAGGAATCTAAGCAAGTACATGCTAGATGATGTCATGTCAATGAGAAGAGTGATCAACTCTATTCGAGTAACTGTGATAATCATGAAGGCCTTAAACCTAGAGCTTCCTCAACCAGAATACATTGCAGCATGGGTGATCCTAGCCAATCACTGGCCTTGCCGACTCAGCTGGATCCTCCAGTGTGTGGAAGATGCTCAACAAAGGGTAGATATTGATGGTGAGGCTGGGCCCAGCGATTATGATTCAAAGACCTTATGGCAAGTCTTCACTGTGTCCCGAGCAGAGCTGTATGTAATGAGTGGACAGATTGAGGACTTCCTGGATCAGGATGGAGATGCTGAGCTGTTTGAAAATCTTCTCAAAGTAGATTTCCAGTTCAAGGTAAAAGACTTGAAGACATTTGAAGCAGCAACAGTGAACCTAGATCATTCAATTAAGAATGAGCTGGCTCACATCAGAGGGACATCCAGGCTGAAAGATTCTGGTTGGATGAGGAATCTAGCTCCACTGCCAATCACAACGCTCATTAATATGGACACGGAGGATGTATGTAAAGAG ctgGAGAGGATGCAATACCGCAGTAAGTACATCGACATTGTGAAAAGCAATGACCTCAACGGGTCAGCGCTGGTCTTCGGCGATGTGGAAGACCTTAAAGACCTCCTACAAATGACCTTTGGTGAATGGGCAACCTTCAGACTGCACTTCTTGGGGTTTCCATCACATCTGCGACCACAGTACAAAAACATGGCAACAATACCTTCCCAATCCAATTACCAGTTATCAAAATTCCAACCGCAGGCTTCTCATCATTATCTGTCTAATCCCAATCTGGTTAACAAGTAA